From Humisphaera borealis, the proteins below share one genomic window:
- the queF gene encoding preQ(1) synthase codes for MPDSPTHLGHKSVLSEAQIADPKTILDAFPNPFPDRDYQIEFVFPEFTSVCPVTGQPDFATITLQYVPDQRCVEMKSLKLYYYAFRNKGMFYESVTNTIRDELVALLKPRRLKVIGAFNARGGTVGTITVDYVGSVR; via the coding sequence ATGCCCGATTCCCCGACCCATCTCGGCCACAAGTCTGTTCTGAGCGAAGCGCAGATTGCCGACCCCAAAACGATCCTGGACGCCTTCCCCAACCCGTTTCCCGACCGGGATTACCAGATCGAGTTCGTGTTTCCGGAGTTCACGAGCGTTTGTCCCGTGACAGGACAGCCCGATTTTGCCACGATCACACTCCAATACGTCCCCGACCAGCGGTGCGTCGAAATGAAGAGCCTTAAGCTCTACTACTACGCCTTCCGCAACAAGGGGATGTTCTATGAGAGCGTGACCAACACGATCCGCGATGAGCTCGTGGCGTTGCTCAAGCCCCGGCGGCTGAAGGTGATCGGGGCGTTTAACGCCCGTGGCGGCACGGTCGGAACGATTACGGTCGATTACGTCGGCTCGGTCCGATAA
- the sppA gene encoding signal peptide peptidase SppA, translating into MGYGPTGGWPMMPFYPPPPPKPRGIGRLLFTLMLGLLLVGSFLLNLVLMAGGGSGSDEPTAVSQVIRKGDDKQRVAVIEVAGPIDGNTSARFARLIDHVEREQHVQALVIEIDSPGGTVTASDEIYERILRYKAGRKSAGKPAGVVISMRSMATSGGYYVACAGDYIFAEQTTLTGNIGVLMSRFNFSELMQKHGVAESTIVSTGADFKNIGSPFSPETEEGKAYLKGIVDDAFNRFKQVVTAGRGASISGKDIFNGKVFTASEAVRDGLVDKLGYPDDAYTYAATKVASLSNPKVMRYREPSPGLLGMLVGGTSANSTAAPPPSAQSFDLSSLARPETLDAWRTARLMYR; encoded by the coding sequence ATGGGTTACGGCCCAACCGGCGGGTGGCCGATGATGCCGTTTTACCCGCCGCCGCCCCCCAAACCGCGCGGCATCGGCAGGCTGCTCTTCACGCTGATGCTCGGTTTGCTCCTTGTGGGATCGTTCCTGCTGAATCTGGTCCTGATGGCCGGCGGCGGTTCCGGTAGTGACGAGCCGACGGCCGTCTCGCAGGTCATCCGCAAGGGTGACGACAAGCAACGCGTTGCCGTCATCGAAGTGGCCGGCCCGATCGACGGCAACACCTCGGCGAGGTTCGCCCGGCTGATCGACCATGTCGAACGGGAACAGCACGTTCAGGCCCTCGTGATCGAGATCGATTCGCCCGGCGGAACGGTCACCGCATCAGACGAGATTTACGAACGCATCCTCCGCTACAAGGCCGGCCGCAAATCCGCCGGCAAGCCGGCCGGCGTGGTCATCTCCATGCGCTCGATGGCGACCAGCGGCGGGTACTACGTCGCCTGCGCCGGCGACTACATTTTCGCAGAGCAGACCACGCTCACCGGCAACATCGGCGTGCTGATGAGCCGGTTCAACTTCAGCGAACTGATGCAGAAGCACGGCGTCGCCGAATCGACGATCGTCTCGACCGGGGCCGACTTCAAAAACATCGGCTCCCCCTTCTCGCCGGAAACCGAAGAGGGTAAGGCGTATCTCAAGGGCATCGTGGACGACGCGTTCAACCGCTTCAAGCAGGTGGTGACCGCCGGCCGTGGGGCCAGCATCTCCGGCAAGGACATCTTTAACGGCAAGGTCTTCACCGCGAGCGAGGCGGTGCGAGACGGGCTGGTCGACAAGCTCGGCTATCCCGACGACGCCTACACCTACGCGGCGACGAAGGTCGCCTCGCTCAGCAATCCGAAGGTCATGCGGTATCGCGAGCCGTCTCCGGGATTGCTGGGGATGCTGGTCGGCGGGACGTCCGCCAATAGCACCGCGGCGCCGCCGCCCTCGGCACAGTCGTTTGATCTGTCGTCGCTCGCCCGCCCCGAAACGCTGGACGCCTGGCGGACGGCGCGGTTGATGTATCGGTAA
- a CDS encoding DUF4159 domain-containing protein, translating to MIQALRRSLLLAVTAAFCAVTPMRPATAATNAEVDAAIKKAKAYIYSQQKGDNWELVAAMPPADKRPQYRVEGWQWGGVTGTAIYGLLASGESTQDPKIKASLEWLKKADIHGHYAAAMRAQAWPFIKDEREAAQASRADFKIFLNGLIGDKKPMGERGSPFGFYGYYTDEKGKIQPNWYDRSVSQLCVLGMWACEQAGQEIPSEYWRVVDAAWKGAQRPDGGWNYQDNREGGSTGTMTAAGIATLFITQDFILQADGSQWSTCRGGQRNPWIDKGLDWMDKNAPKLLQSAPHYHYQLYGIERIGVASGRKYFGTTDWYKVGADKLVEMQNKDGSWGKDDAGHNPKKIPDTVFSILFLVRGRAPVIMNKLEYTSVPDPASKIPAMPDPWNQRPRDAANFAHWSGKQIEQYLNWQVVNLKVPAHELHDAPILYIAGSLPLKFKEDEIKKLREFVEGGGLILGNADCANANFTKSFIDLGGELFPKYEFRELPKTHPIYTEEQFRPTKWKVQPKVMGLTNGVRELMVLIPDADIARFWQTRSEKTKNECYELMQNIFLYSIDKSGLYSRDSSYIVLKDGKIKPEKSMEVARVIVGDNPNPEPGAWRRMSAIMHNQAKLDLKLETVKLGEGKLGPQKVAHLTGTAKFTLNEKQRAELKSYVEKGGTLLIDAAGGSNDFATAAETELAAMFGGEVGSFGTILPPDHPVYTPGNSKIAQFTYRAFVRGKVAGSLNAPRIRAHVIQGRPAVLYSREDLTAGMIGNEVDGIIGYSPATATQIVKQVLTYVAYKGGGAPVAATSADTKAPAAPAAKPRPRSPTPRPRPSRRRRSRRFVSQLRGFG from the coding sequence ATGATTCAAGCCCTGCGTCGCTCCCTGCTGCTTGCGGTGACGGCTGCGTTCTGCGCCGTGACTCCGATGCGCCCGGCCACCGCGGCCACCAACGCCGAGGTCGACGCCGCAATCAAGAAGGCCAAGGCGTACATCTACAGCCAGCAGAAGGGGGACAACTGGGAACTGGTCGCCGCGATGCCGCCGGCCGACAAGCGGCCGCAGTACCGCGTCGAAGGCTGGCAGTGGGGCGGCGTGACGGGGACGGCGATCTACGGCCTGCTCGCGTCCGGCGAAAGCACGCAGGACCCCAAGATCAAGGCGTCGCTCGAATGGCTCAAGAAGGCCGACATCCACGGCCACTACGCCGCCGCGATGCGGGCCCAGGCCTGGCCATTCATCAAGGACGAGCGCGAAGCCGCCCAGGCCAGCCGCGCCGATTTCAAGATCTTCCTCAACGGCCTGATCGGCGACAAGAAGCCTATGGGCGAGCGCGGCAGCCCGTTCGGGTTCTACGGCTACTACACCGACGAAAAGGGAAAGATCCAGCCCAACTGGTATGACCGCAGCGTCAGCCAGTTGTGCGTGCTGGGCATGTGGGCCTGCGAGCAGGCCGGTCAGGAAATCCCCAGCGAATACTGGCGCGTCGTCGATGCCGCCTGGAAGGGCGCGCAGCGTCCCGACGGCGGCTGGAACTACCAGGACAACCGCGAAGGCGGCAGCACCGGCACCATGACCGCCGCCGGCATCGCCACGCTTTTCATCACCCAGGACTTCATCCTGCAAGCCGATGGCTCGCAATGGTCAACCTGTCGTGGCGGCCAGCGAAACCCCTGGATCGACAAGGGGCTCGACTGGATGGACAAGAACGCCCCCAAGCTCCTCCAGAGCGCGCCGCACTACCACTACCAGCTCTACGGCATCGAACGCATCGGCGTCGCAAGCGGGCGCAAGTATTTCGGCACCACCGACTGGTACAAGGTCGGCGCTGACAAGCTCGTCGAGATGCAGAACAAGGACGGCTCCTGGGGCAAGGACGACGCCGGCCATAACCCCAAGAAGATTCCCGACACCGTCTTCTCCATCCTGTTCCTGGTCCGCGGCCGTGCGCCGGTCATCATGAACAAGCTGGAGTACACCAGCGTCCCCGACCCGGCCAGCAAGATTCCGGCGATGCCCGACCCCTGGAACCAGCGCCCGCGCGATGCGGCCAACTTCGCCCACTGGTCGGGCAAGCAGATCGAGCAGTACCTCAACTGGCAGGTGGTCAACCTCAAGGTCCCCGCCCACGAACTGCACGATGCACCGATCCTCTACATCGCCGGCAGCCTGCCGCTGAAGTTCAAAGAGGACGAGATCAAGAAATTGCGCGAGTTCGTCGAAGGCGGCGGCCTGATCCTCGGCAATGCCGACTGCGCCAACGCCAACTTCACCAAGTCGTTTATCGATCTTGGCGGGGAACTGTTCCCCAAATACGAGTTCCGCGAACTGCCCAAGACACACCCGATCTACACCGAAGAGCAGTTCCGCCCGACCAAATGGAAGGTGCAGCCCAAGGTCATGGGACTGACCAACGGCGTGCGCGAACTGATGGTGCTGATCCCCGACGCCGACATCGCCCGGTTCTGGCAGACCCGTTCGGAAAAGACCAAGAACGAGTGCTACGAGCTGATGCAGAACATCTTCCTCTACTCGATCGACAAGTCGGGTCTTTACAGCCGCGACAGCTCGTACATCGTGCTGAAGGACGGCAAGATCAAGCCGGAGAAGTCGATGGAAGTCGCCCGGGTCATCGTCGGCGACAACCCCAATCCCGAGCCGGGCGCATGGCGGCGGATGTCGGCGATCATGCACAACCAGGCGAAGCTCGACCTGAAGCTCGAAACCGTCAAGCTCGGCGAAGGCAAGCTCGGCCCGCAGAAGGTCGCGCACCTGACGGGGACCGCCAAGTTCACCCTCAACGAAAAGCAGCGGGCGGAGCTCAAGTCGTATGTCGAGAAAGGCGGCACCCTGCTGATCGACGCGGCCGGCGGGTCGAATGACTTCGCGACCGCCGCCGAAACCGAACTGGCGGCGATGTTCGGCGGGGAGGTCGGTTCGTTCGGCACGATCCTGCCGCCGGACCATCCGGTGTACACGCCGGGCAATTCGAAGATCGCTCAGTTCACGTACCGCGCGTTCGTCCGTGGCAAGGTGGCGGGCTCGCTCAATGCGCCGCGGATTCGAGCCCACGTGATCCAGGGCCGACCCGCGGTCCTCTACAGCCGCGAAGACCTGACCGCCGGCATGATCGGCAACGAGGTGGACGGCATCATCGGCTATTCGCCGGCGACGGCGACGCAGATCGTCAAGCAGGTTCTGACGTACGTGGCCTACAAGGGCGGCGGCGCACCCGTCGCCGCCACATCGGCCGACACCAAGGCCCCCGCGGCGCCCGCCGCCAAACCCCGGCCAAGAAGCCCGACCCCAAGGCCCCGGCCAAGCCGGCGGCGAAGAAGTAGGCGGTTCGTCTCGCAGTTGCGTGGATTCGGGTAA
- a CDS encoding HAD family hydrolase yields MPRYRMIAIDLDGTLLSPKGEVTPRAKSAVHKVLAAGYLVCFATGRNWTESRTVIEAVEHYGTAVFVGGAMVIDTGKDVTLHRTLMDGDLARSLCLTIESEGHAVLALQDTATAGVDYVVSGGDTAMDPATAHWMRVTAARIHRFPRLSEYPHDHTVRVGIVAQRTESRRVREKLLEQFGERIICHSLFVPAYDVEVLEVFDPAVNKWEGILHVARRHGILPEEIIAIGDDMNDVPMLQNAGLGVAMGNARPEAMAAAKKVIKPNTEEGLAEFLEELVDLHLVEPA; encoded by the coding sequence ATGCCCCGCTACCGGATGATCGCGATCGATTTGGACGGAACGCTGCTATCGCCTAAGGGCGAGGTTACGCCCCGCGCCAAGTCGGCGGTTCATAAGGTGCTCGCGGCCGGCTACCTGGTCTGTTTCGCCACCGGGCGGAACTGGACCGAGAGTCGAACCGTCATCGAAGCCGTCGAACACTACGGCACCGCCGTGTTCGTCGGCGGCGCGATGGTGATCGACACCGGCAAGGATGTCACCCTGCACCGCACCCTCATGGACGGCGACCTCGCCCGATCGCTCTGTCTCACGATCGAGTCCGAAGGTCACGCGGTGCTGGCGCTTCAGGATACGGCGACGGCCGGCGTGGATTACGTCGTCAGCGGCGGCGACACCGCGATGGACCCGGCGACGGCGCACTGGATGCGCGTCACCGCCGCGCGGATTCACCGCTTCCCGCGGCTCAGCGAATACCCGCACGACCATACGGTCCGCGTGGGCATCGTGGCGCAGCGGACCGAAAGCCGGCGGGTCCGCGAAAAACTGCTGGAGCAGTTCGGCGAACGGATCATCTGCCACAGCCTGTTCGTGCCGGCGTACGACGTCGAAGTGCTGGAAGTCTTCGACCCGGCGGTGAACAAGTGGGAAGGCATCCTGCACGTGGCACGACGCCACGGCATTCTGCCGGAAGAAATCATCGCGATCGGCGACGACATGAACGACGTCCCGATGCTGCAGAACGCCGGCCTCGGCGTGGCGATGGGAAACGCCCGCCCCGAGGCAATGGCGGCGGCGAAGAAAGTGATCAAGCCCAACACGGAGGAAGGGCTCGCCGAGTTCCTGGAGGAACTCGTGGATCTGCACCTGGTGGAACCGGCGTGA
- a CDS encoding sugar phosphate isomerase/epimerase family protein translates to MTPRTTNVEISRRRLLRCAMIAPVAAAAGWPALSAGALEPIRRMGGPRLIPALNAYSFLERLNANAQDPATGIDLFGVCDFAAKLNLGAVDLTGYFFPGYPKAPPDEYVFRLKRHVHALGMTVSGTGVRNDFTAADKAVRAAGVQIIKEWVEVAAKLGAPTLRVFADSQSPFKTWQEAAGNADRDAVEAWMADDLRQCAEHASRFGVIIAVQNHGDFIRTGAEHLSLLKRVDHDWCRALVDTGKFLSDDPYADIAMMVPHAVNWQIKETLRSRTDSPATDYTKLVDVIRKGGYRGYVPIETLSMRRKDYDPVVEVTKSVAELRKAIAAAE, encoded by the coding sequence ATGACCCCTCGAACAACGAATGTCGAAATTTCCCGCCGCCGGCTGCTCCGCTGCGCCATGATCGCACCCGTCGCCGCTGCGGCGGGTTGGCCGGCGCTGTCGGCCGGCGCGCTGGAACCGATCCGGCGGATGGGCGGCCCGCGCCTGATCCCGGCGCTCAACGCCTACTCTTTTCTCGAACGCCTGAACGCCAACGCCCAGGATCCGGCGACGGGCATCGATCTGTTCGGCGTCTGCGATTTCGCGGCGAAGCTGAACCTCGGTGCGGTCGATCTGACCGGCTACTTCTTCCCCGGCTATCCGAAAGCGCCGCCGGACGAGTATGTCTTCCGGCTGAAGCGGCACGTGCACGCGCTGGGAATGACCGTCAGCGGCACCGGCGTAAGGAACGATTTCACCGCCGCCGACAAAGCGGTGCGTGCGGCGGGCGTGCAGATCATCAAGGAATGGGTCGAAGTCGCGGCGAAACTGGGTGCCCCAACGCTCCGCGTTTTTGCCGACTCGCAATCCCCCTTCAAGACCTGGCAGGAGGCCGCCGGCAACGCCGACCGCGACGCTGTCGAAGCCTGGATGGCCGACGACCTGAGACAGTGCGCCGAACATGCCAGCCGGTTCGGTGTGATCATCGCGGTGCAGAATCATGGCGACTTCATCCGCACTGGCGCTGAGCACCTGAGCCTGCTGAAACGGGTGGATCACGACTGGTGCAGGGCGCTGGTCGACACCGGCAAGTTTCTGAGCGACGACCCCTACGCCGACATCGCGATGATGGTTCCGCACGCGGTGAACTGGCAGATCAAGGAAACCCTGCGCAGCCGCACCGACTCGCCGGCGACGGATTACACGAAGCTGGTCGATGTGATCCGCAAAGGCGGCTATCGGGGCTATGTTCCGATTGAAACCCTGTCGATGCGTCGGAAGGACTACGACCCGGTCGTAGAAGTGACTAAATCGGTGGCCGAATTGCGAAAGGCGATTGCCGCCGCCGAGTAG
- the mgtE gene encoding magnesium transporter, whose amino-acid sequence MIGTLLQTDLEEIIRRKDWVELRAALSELDPPDIAEIIVDLPQEDEGVIFRVLPREVASAAFSYLPLENQEELVRSLSGEQTQALVAEMTPDDRARLLEELPAPVCRRLLESLTPDELKATRDLLGYPPGTAGRYMTPEYVALPEDVTARHALQLVKKTGRGKETLNVLYIVDGNGKLIEDVRLGSLVLADDEVKVSDIEDRPLVSIPAMATGEEVVAAFEKYDRVALPVVDGDGRMLGIITVDDVLDFAEKKATAEMQKLGGSEALDGAYFEVGFWQMIKKRGGWLAALFLGETLTATAMGKYEHAIEKAAVLALFVPLIISSGGNSGSQATSILIRSLALQDVKLRDWWRVFGRELGTSCTLGVILGAIGFFRICLWHWMGWQDYEGHAYLMATTVWVSLVGVVMFGSLVGSMLPFLLRRLGFDPATASAPFVATLVDVTGLIIYFTVASMILRGTLL is encoded by the coding sequence ATGATCGGAACCCTCCTTCAGACCGACCTGGAAGAAATCATCCGTCGCAAGGACTGGGTCGAGCTGAGGGCGGCGCTTTCGGAACTCGATCCGCCGGACATCGCAGAGATCATCGTCGACCTTCCGCAGGAGGACGAAGGGGTGATCTTCCGCGTATTGCCGCGGGAGGTCGCGTCGGCGGCGTTTTCGTACCTTCCGCTGGAAAACCAGGAGGAGCTCGTCAGATCGCTCTCGGGTGAGCAAACCCAGGCGCTGGTCGCGGAGATGACGCCGGACGACCGGGCACGGTTGCTCGAAGAACTGCCCGCGCCGGTGTGCCGCAGGCTGCTGGAATCGTTGACGCCCGACGAACTGAAGGCGACCCGGGATCTTCTGGGGTACCCGCCGGGGACTGCCGGGCGGTACATGACACCGGAGTACGTCGCCCTTCCGGAAGACGTGACCGCCCGTCATGCGCTGCAACTGGTCAAGAAGACCGGTCGAGGCAAGGAGACGCTCAACGTTCTCTACATTGTCGACGGCAACGGCAAGCTGATCGAAGACGTCAGGCTCGGGTCGCTGGTGCTGGCCGATGATGAAGTGAAGGTTTCGGACATTGAGGACCGGCCGCTGGTTTCGATTCCCGCGATGGCGACCGGGGAAGAGGTGGTCGCCGCGTTCGAGAAGTACGACCGCGTGGCGTTGCCCGTAGTGGACGGTGACGGCCGGATGCTGGGCATCATTACCGTGGATGACGTCCTCGACTTCGCCGAGAAAAAGGCGACCGCCGAGATGCAGAAGCTCGGCGGCTCGGAGGCCCTGGACGGCGCTTACTTTGAGGTCGGCTTCTGGCAGATGATTAAGAAGCGGGGCGGCTGGCTGGCGGCGCTGTTCCTCGGCGAGACCCTGACCGCGACCGCCATGGGCAAGTACGAGCACGCGATCGAAAAGGCGGCTGTCCTGGCGCTGTTCGTCCCGCTGATCATCAGCAGTGGCGGCAACAGCGGATCGCAGGCGACCTCGATCCTGATTCGGTCGCTGGCGCTGCAGGACGTGAAACTGCGCGACTGGTGGCGGGTGTTCGGTCGAGAACTGGGAACCAGTTGCACCCTCGGCGTCATCCTGGGCGCGATCGGCTTCTTCCGGATTTGCCTCTGGCACTGGATGGGATGGCAGGACTACGAAGGCCACGCCTACCTGATGGCGACCACCGTCTGGGTGAGCCTTGTCGGCGTGGTGATGTTCGGGTCGCTGGTTGGCAGCATGCTGCCGTTCCTGCTCCGGCGGTTGGGCTTCGATCCGGCAACCGCGTCGGCACCGTTCGTGGCGACACTGGTTGATGTCACCGGGCTCATCATCTATTTCACGGTCGCGTCCATGATTCTGCGGGGCACGCTGCTTTGA
- a CDS encoding cation:proton antiporter domain-containing protein, with product MAIEHILPRLLIAMAVILGASRLMGMLFVRFRQPQVVGEMVAGIMLGPSLLGWLSEEAVRSGLWSFHVGHALFPTSIIPFLGILSQLGVILFLFLVGLELDPKLLRNKGHAAVVISHASIVVPFLLGTSLTLFLYPLLFNHTEAMRFTPVALFMGAAMSITAFPVLARILTERKMHKTRVGAVAITCAAVDDVTAWCMLAFVVGVARAEGLMPALVTAGLATVYVLGMFYIVRPFLRRLQAVHDRQGKLSGGAVALVLGLVLISAWMTEKIGIHALFGAFMVGAIMPKGTQFVHTLTEKLEDFIVVLLLPIFFAYTGLKTQIGLLNTVELWGYTGLIILVACLGKFGGSALAGRLCGFSWREAGAVGILMNTRGLMELVILNIGRELGVITPAVFAMMVLMALATTAMTSPVLHYIYPRRLYEDELQELAAKGKKSSVPAVLIPVADPRSGGPLLQLADWFTAAVAAPADPAPDAVERRDRLGLPHVGDRKIFALHLRRPVELDGYRGAFKEAGPGAPLAPKAQSEASLQPLLEFADRHGIPVESIAFVSRDVADDIARTAAERGADLVLMGSHRALVDRTVLGGTVHRVLTQTPTDVAILLDRGFRNISRVMVPYLRGPHDRLALELASRLGRAAGCSVTVLHVVPPDDATRAKESESAAAGAAEAMRRVFGDSHASTAVEFRVIRDADPIAAVVAESTHFDLLIVGVGEEWGLESQRFGLRPERLAAEARCSMLLVKKASPVTLRPETRVPDVAAPANAS from the coding sequence ATGGCGATTGAACACATTCTTCCCCGTCTGCTGATCGCGATGGCGGTCATCCTCGGTGCCAGTCGGCTCATGGGAATGCTCTTCGTGCGCTTCCGCCAGCCGCAGGTCGTCGGCGAAATGGTCGCCGGCATCATGCTCGGACCGAGCCTTCTAGGCTGGCTCTCCGAAGAGGCTGTCCGATCGGGGCTCTGGTCGTTTCATGTCGGCCACGCGCTCTTTCCGACGTCGATTATTCCCTTCCTGGGCATTCTCAGTCAGCTCGGCGTGATCCTGTTCCTGTTCCTGGTCGGGCTGGAACTCGACCCCAAGCTGCTGCGCAACAAGGGTCATGCAGCCGTCGTCATCAGCCATGCCAGCATCGTGGTGCCGTTCTTGCTCGGCACCTCGCTGACGCTGTTCCTGTATCCGCTGCTGTTCAACCACACCGAGGCGATGCGCTTCACGCCGGTGGCGCTGTTCATGGGCGCGGCGATGAGCATCACGGCGTTCCCCGTGCTGGCCCGCATCCTGACCGAACGCAAGATGCACAAGACGCGCGTCGGCGCGGTCGCGATTACGTGCGCCGCCGTAGACGATGTCACCGCCTGGTGCATGCTGGCATTCGTGGTGGGCGTCGCCCGGGCCGAAGGGCTGATGCCCGCGCTGGTCACCGCCGGCCTGGCGACGGTCTATGTCCTGGGCATGTTCTACATCGTGCGGCCGTTCCTTCGCCGCCTGCAGGCCGTACACGACCGCCAGGGCAAGCTCAGCGGCGGCGCGGTCGCATTGGTGCTCGGCCTGGTCCTGATCAGCGCGTGGATGACCGAAAAGATCGGCATTCACGCCCTGTTCGGCGCGTTCATGGTCGGCGCGATCATGCCCAAGGGAACGCAGTTCGTTCACACACTGACCGAAAAACTGGAAGACTTCATCGTCGTCCTGCTGCTGCCCATTTTCTTTGCCTACACCGGCCTGAAGACCCAGATCGGCCTGCTGAACACCGTCGAGCTCTGGGGCTACACCGGGCTGATCATCCTGGTGGCGTGTCTCGGGAAGTTTGGCGGTTCGGCGCTGGCCGGGCGACTCTGCGGGTTCTCCTGGCGGGAGGCCGGCGCGGTCGGCATCCTGATGAACACCCGCGGCCTGATGGAACTGGTCATCCTCAACATCGGCCGCGAGCTGGGCGTCATCACCCCCGCCGTCTTCGCGATGATGGTCCTGATGGCGCTGGCGACCACCGCGATGACCTCGCCGGTGCTGCACTACATCTACCCGCGTCGTCTGTACGAAGACGAACTTCAGGAGCTGGCGGCCAAGGGAAAGAAGTCGTCGGTGCCGGCGGTGCTGATTCCCGTCGCCGATCCGCGTTCCGGCGGCCCCCTGCTGCAACTGGCCGATTGGTTCACCGCCGCCGTCGCCGCCCCGGCCGACCCTGCGCCCGACGCCGTCGAACGCCGCGACCGACTCGGACTGCCGCACGTCGGCGACCGCAAGATCTTCGCGTTGCACCTGCGCCGGCCGGTGGAACTTGACGGCTACCGTGGGGCGTTCAAAGAGGCCGGTCCTGGTGCGCCATTGGCACCCAAGGCGCAGTCGGAAGCGTCGCTTCAGCCGCTGCTGGAGTTCGCCGATCGGCACGGGATTCCGGTCGAATCCATCGCGTTCGTCAGCCGGGATGTCGCCGACGACATCGCCCGCACCGCCGCCGAGCGCGGCGCCGACCTGGTGCTGATGGGTTCGCACCGTGCGTTGGTCGACCGCACGGTACTCGGCGGGACGGTGCACCGCGTGCTCACGCAAACGCCGACCGACGTCGCGATCCTGCTGGACCGCGGTTTCCGCAATATCAGCCGGGTGATGGTGCCCTACCTGCGCGGTCCGCACGACCGGCTGGCGTTGGAACTGGCGTCGAGATTGGGGCGGGCGGCGGGATGTTCCGTCACGGTGCTGCACGTCGTCCCTCCGGACGATGCCACCCGGGCGAAAGAGTCCGAGAGCGCTGCGGCCGGCGCCGCCGAGGCAATGCGGCGAGTCTTCGGCGACTCTCACGCCAGTACGGCGGTCGAGTTCCGCGTCATCCGCGACGCCGACCCCATCGCCGCCGTCGTCGCCGAATCCACGCATTTCGACCTGCTGATCGTCGGCGTCGGCGAGGAATGGGGACTGGAATCGCAACGGTTCGGCCTGCGTCCCGAACGCCTCGCGGCCGAGGCGCGGTGCTCCATGCTGCTGGTGAAGAAAGCCAGTCCCGTCACCCTCAGGCCTGAGACACGGGTCCCGGACGTAGCAGCACCGGCCAACGCGTCATAG
- a CDS encoding NUDIX hydrolase, translated as MSDHLIEKQVLYEGRKIRLEIHHLEQSRTGKRLLKEVVVHPGAVVILGFLDDGRLLLIGNRRYSIGQTLIEVPAGTLEKGEDPMNCAGRELLEETGYLAGRLKRIASFFASPGILTEKMHLFAAYDLTFQGQALEAGEEIEVIPTTLADAIELIRTGQIEDSKTIAAVLMYERFHARAG; from the coding sequence ATGTCCGACCATCTGATCGAAAAGCAGGTCCTCTACGAGGGCCGTAAGATTCGCCTCGAGATCCACCACTTGGAGCAATCCCGCACCGGCAAAAGGCTGCTCAAGGAAGTGGTCGTCCACCCCGGCGCGGTGGTGATTTTAGGCTTTCTCGACGATGGCAGGTTGTTGCTGATCGGCAATCGCCGCTACAGCATCGGTCAGACGCTGATCGAGGTTCCGGCTGGGACGCTGGAGAAGGGCGAAGACCCGATGAACTGCGCCGGCCGCGAACTGCTGGAAGAAACCGGCTACCTCGCCGGCCGGCTGAAGCGGATCGCGAGCTTCTTTGCCTCGCCCGGAATTCTGACCGAGAAGATGCACCTGTTCGCCGCGTACGATCTGACGTTCCAGGGCCAGGCGCTGGAAGCCGGCGAAGAGATTGAAGTGATCCCGACGACGCTGGCCGATGCGATTGAGCTGATCCGCACCGGGCAGATCGAGGACAGCAAGACGATCGCGGCAGTGCTGATGTACGAGCGGTTTCACGCTCGCGCAGGATGA